The Alnus glutinosa chromosome 1, dhAlnGlut1.1, whole genome shotgun sequence region TAGCCTGACGAGAGTGCTAACGTGTGCTATGTAGCATAGGAAATTTTTTTGCTACCTACTAGTTATGGACTCTTAATGTATACATGCATGAAAAGTATATTTCATTATCCTGAACATATGCTAATTACACGTGGCTCTTGAAAGGTCAGAGAAGCTCTGTGCTAAAGGCGTCGACTCAACAACACATAAACAATGGAAGAATGAGAAAAAGTGTGGGCGTCCCCTTGGCCTAAGGTTCGACAGAGAGAGTGGAGATTTGTATATAGCTGATGCTTATCATGGCCTTTTGGTTGTTGGGTCTGAAGGAGGACTTGCAAGACCTCTGGCAACCCATGTAGAAGGGAAGCCTATACTATTTTCTAATGACCTTGACATTCATAAAAATGGATCCATCTTCTTCACTGACACAAGCAAAAGATACGACAGAGTGTAAGAATTTAGCATAtctttttgttaatattatATCCCACTTTGTGTTATGCATGGAGTACGTACaaataaatgcatttttttttagggaccATTTCTTTATATTGTTGGAAGGAGAAGCCACCGGTAGGCTTCTCAGATATGATCCTCCTAGTAAAACAACTTTTGTTGTCTTGGAAGGCTTGGCTTTTCCAAATGGAGTACAATTGTCAAGGGACCAAAGCTTCATCCTCTTTACTGAAACTACAAACTGCAGGTACTTTCAACAATTGATTGTCTTGAGTACTATAGTACAAAACAAAGTAATCAATTATGATATCATTATATTCATGGCATTGCATGTGATAGGCTAATGAAGCACTGGTTGGAAGGACCAAGATCCGGAACCACAGAGGTTGTTGCTGACTTGCCGGGTTTCCCAGACAATGTAAGAGTAAATGAGAAAGGCCAATTTTGGGTAGCAATCGATTGCTGCCGAACCGCCGCACAAGAGGTTTTGGTACGTAATCCATGGATACGAAGCGTCTACTTTCGGTTGCCGTTCCGAATGAGCTTCCTAGCCCGCTTGATGGGGATGAGGATGTACACAGTGATCACACTCTTCAATGAGAAAGGAGAGATTTTGGAGGTTCTTGAGGATCGGAAGGGCGTAGTGATGAAGCTTGTGAGTGAAGTTAAAGAAGTAAATGGGAAGCTGTGGATTGGTACCGTGGCTCATAACCACATTGCCACCCTCCCTTACCCCTTAGCTAGTTGAGGCCTTAACTTCATTTGCTTATTGGTGTTTGCATTTGTTGTTAATGTATTAGATGGGTGACTTGGTTTATGATTTGTGTAACAATATTGGTAGTTAAATGACTTGGGGCACAATTATATTTATAGCTTTTTGGCCTTGTGATAATCACAAATGATCTCCAAACATCTTGTACTGATTGTTTGGTCAAAATGTGGGGAACTGTTAGTTATGAACATTACTGGCCAATGGCCAGTCAAATAGGTCATAGCATAAACAGTGATTAAATTAAAGGTTCGTCTGGTTAAACTTTGtagagagtatttttttttcttttttgttattatatgACATAAAGTTGAAagtagttttaaaatttttatgagtattttgtgtgttgagttgtttgttaatgattttgcttttttgctaaaaataaaaaagtaaccCTAAAAAGTGTTGCCAACCGAGCCTAAAAGattctgtttgttaatgtgtttttttttttggggggtgggggggggggggtggtgtttGAAAGAACCCAAGGAACGATTCCAACCCCAAATTAACaatttaagcaataattatcacaaattaaaattattgaACAAAGACAAAATGAGAATCACAACTACAAAATCAATCGTGCATCCACAACACAATATTTTGTTCATGAAGTAGAAAACTCTTTGAACACGTCAAAGGAAACCACTTTGAGGCAGCTAAATCCAGGAAATCATTGTAATAAAGAAGACCCAAAATACAGACATAGATACTTACAATCCCTTTGTAAATCTAAGACTCTGTATAACAATAAGTCTCCCACTTGCCTCCGTGCCCACCAATCTTCTTTGAATGCCTTTCCTTACAAACCCACGACTTGACTTCTTTTATGGTTGAAGGATTTGTATGATGTggtttgaaaaacaaaatcaaaacatcaagAGAGGGAAATCTAAAACTTTTTACAAATCATCTCTTAGCTCAAAAATTGTGTAGTAAAGATAGCTTGACAAAATCTAAGAGGGAGACAACATCAAAGGCTCTCTACCAAAACCCATTTGACTCACAATGGAGAAGTAAAAATACCTCTCTAAAGGTTCTTCAATCAAATTTAGTGCTTGTTTGTCTTAAAACCCAAATGAGAAtcctattttattaaaaggatgagaaaaaagtaaagcataAAAGGTTGTCAAGGAAAAACCAGTTAAGGTATCTTCATGATacctttttgttagtttttgtgttggttgcattctgttgacaaaatcactattatgtaatgttgatgCTTTCATaaggatgccgtatatttcagagtcttcaaatatccagagtttatttctctaatgtGGAAAGAGCCTATTATGACAAGTTCTAGtgtcacaagctgcaagaaggctattttagtgttcaaggaagattttgtgtagattccaactcagagaagtcggatcccaagctttcGTCCGAATGACTCAATAAAGCGTCCGAACGCTTATCAATCAGCAACATTCGtgtggacgacgtggcaataccgtccgtaccccatcaatgtctagaaacttcgaactgttcaaggttgcattcgtccagacgtaatggcaaatcatccggccgctcttcagagttcgagaagaatccagcgttcaagtgaATCCGTTCTGACgaacgtggcaataccgtccggacaccattcAATGctcgacaagtaatagggtttctgtctcagacacagttatgggaaagCAGCTGTAACCATCCAGACGATATTGTGTTTCTGTCAGGACGctctccttcataaggcaagtcgtgcatacaaagttcaaccatccgaacgTCATTCTTCATGTTCCAgatgctcaagcttcatatatggaaattgcgtgcatcaattCAACCATCTGAAcgacagccttcatggtccggacgctcgaagccttgatatggaaattgcatgcagctaaagtgcaaccgtccggacgctagggcaacaccatctgaACGCGgctctattcaagaaagaatatcGTACGGATTTGGAAAGTTGGTTGCACAATTGTACGTTcggatgccttatgtctaccatcTGGACGGCCCTTAGAAAAACCTAATCAGacgcgatttaggtcttctgttgcctataaatagaggcccctaggcatgttgatTGTATGAATTTGGTAGTGAATTCTTTGTaagcttagaaagggtgtttagggagatattgaagatccactagctctctagctgttgccaatgtgtgatttgatcatttgtgaagtctatcttagaggttggccctaaggtaaaagattccattaaAGAttccttcaagtaggagacctggttgggaggtgttcgtgttgggttacacgtcaaagttcaaggtacgaccactggatctggggtatgtgagtactactactttgtaactagctttatcttctgaataatggatatcttgggtttggctgctccgaagtaatttttctcttaattgagtttccacttcatcaacaaatatttgtctcctttaaatttcgcatttaatattttgttgcacattgttcacacacacttggtaaaatagaagtcatctttaatttttaatcggtatcaaagcaggtacactctgtttaaaggatttaattcctaagtgtgatccttatctctttgtgacttctatttttttattacaccttttgtcatggatttctctcagttatctgaaggaaattatgatattgagctctctaaagtttttgctaaattggataaaatggtttctacaaaagagctcaaaaagataaagcaagaaaaagagtctttgattatacaattgtctgaatcacatgttttgattgactctttgaaatttgagaataccatgctatttgacattattgatacatttgaaaataaattaaaagaatatgaagttctcttgaaaaaattctcaagtgataatttgaaaaccatgctttgtattcattcagatatttctaacaagcttgctttaaatgttgatgatatgagtacttctatttcacatgcttctaattctaaattagattttattgatattaagcctgtgatagtagatacaacttgtttagaaaattcttgcttaaataatcaggtgatgccaaagtccaaggaatcaggaacatgAGGTAAATTTGTtcttacttgtcataattgtgaaaaaattggtcatattaggccaaattgttatttgttgaaatctcacaagccttggattaagtaAGTTGCTCTgagaaaaagtgaagttgaagattcttcctcatcaaaatatgtccctccgcctataagacatataaaaggtaagggcaatgctATTTGTAAGAATactaactataattctgcaaAGAATGTCAataagcattcaaacaaaagaagcttgcccacctgtcatcactgcggcatcaccgatCACATCTGTAATGCCCCAGATTTTTTattagacattttttttaaaaaaaaaaaaaaaaaagaaaaaaaagaaaagaaaaatgatatatatatatatatatatatatatatatatatatatatatatatatatatatatatatatatatatatatatataacttattaagtaagttAAGTAACTTATTTAACaagttgtagaaaaaaaaaaaaaacaacttgcAAGGCAAGTTggtcttttcttttataattttcttcttttctctctcttttcttggtcttctttcttcttccttcttcgtttctttttcttcttctcgaGAGACACagggagagacgagagagtgagggatcgaggaaaagaaagagatcgagaaattgaaagagagagagagagagtgggttGAGAGCTgagagatgagaccgagagatcgAGGGAGACTGGAGGAAGGAGAGACCCGATCGTGGAGGACCCGACCAGTGGGTCGACGGTGGCGATTCCGGCGAAGCAAAGTCGAAATTCGACGGCTTTGAAGGCCGATTTCCAGCGAGCCAGTGAGCCCGCAACCTGAAGAGACTCAGAGACCCGTGAACCCAGCCAAACCGTGACCCGAAACACCCAGAAACCCGATCCTCCAAGATCGGTGACCTGAGCCGAAATCAGGCGACCTTTCCGGCGGAATCTTccagtggattttctgggtaaATTCCTAAAATAATTCTTAGTTAAATGCTTAATTTGAGGATTGATTGGGATGATTCTTAAGCTTGTTTTTCGGTTGATTGTTGTGATTTTTCTGCTGGGTGTACAGTTTGACTAAACCATGTAGTGTCCTTTGTTTTGGACAGTAGCCGTGTGATATAGGTGTTGTGAAGTATTTCTGCTTGTTGTGATTTTGGATAATTGGCAGTGGGTGTTTGTGATTTGGTTCGGTGTATGATTTTGGAATGAGGGTTTTGGATTAGGTAGCCGTGTTGGCCGAACAAGTGTTAAGTATGggtattttatgggttttggctTATTGTTTGGCTAAATGATAATTGGGTttggattttgttttgattcGACTTAGTAAATGCTAACATGATTTTGGATACTTCTCTCATTTAGTTAAGTTGTGGATGGGGGTTGATTTGAGACTtgattttgagttgtttatgaATGATATTATTGAAGATTTTGGATAGTTCAATTTTGTTGgagatttgttaatttatatTGGTTAATTCAAAGTATAATTTCTGAGTATTGATGATTTTAGTGATGGATATTATTGTTGAATTAAGATCTTGATGGCAGaaatattattcttaaaaattgatttgtaaattGAGTTGGAGTAATTTATAGAGGATTTTGTGAGAAGTACTGACTAGATGTATTGTTGGGTAATTATGATTCTTTGAtggttttcttgagatattgtgtgATTTTCAATTTGCTGTTTTTGTAAAGGGTTTTGATGATTTATTTGGAAGATGATATTGGAAAATGACTTTGGTATGAGTTACGAATTTGTCGATTTGAGAATTTatatggttaagattttatGAATGTCTAGTTGAATCTTATGTTAAGGTACACATACAATTCCTGTTTTAGTACTTGCCAGATTTTATTGGTATGAGTTGGTTTAATATCAGAATGTTAGGGTCGTGGACTTTTAGGACTAAGGATTGGGTAAATCATGGGGGTTGCTATTATTTTTGGAAGATTTACTGTGATTGGGCTGAGTGAGTCACACTTGTTGGTGGTTTAGTCATTAAGTAATAATGTGAATTTATGGATGTTGACAGGGTATAATTTGGAGTCCCAGTTACGTATTTTGTAAAGTATActttaattaagttttagactacaaatttttagaatattcttctaagcttctactttcaatttatttaggtaaaagctcgacccCGACGCTAATGGCTagtccaggtaagggaacacaacttaaaaaccccggcaaaattttaataagacttttcaaaagaaaaaattggggATTTTTCCTAAACGCCTTTATTCCCTTATATTAATTGTCTCTTTAATATTTTGTCATGATATTACTCTTGTTATCAAATGTGATTGAGAAATCATGTGACTATATGATATCAAATGTATATGTGTTATATGAGGATTTCATGAGTTTTTGGTATAGTTGTATTCGTGCATCATATCGTATGTGTTGCATGTGCTCCATGTGAGCGATAAATGATGGCATCATTGTAATTATATGTGCATATATTCACAAAGTTTTACCCCACGGCTGCATCGTGTTTTTGATCCAGATCCATAGAGGTAGCATGGCAACCACATCAAAAGTGTGGGCTATTAGTCGGGAGGGCTTCACCTAGAGAAGTTCCTAATCCGTCGGTTCTTCTCTGTGACTACAGGATGAGCGATTAGGTCCTTCGGGATCTGTCCTTTTAGACGTGCCAAACgtaacgtgcgccgctcacggtTAAATAGCGGAGGTGAGCCGATGGAGGGTTAAAACTGACACGCTGTACAAATGATTCATGCACCATTTATTTTGCATTTGATCTATTTGCATGTtatttaactgtttctttacTTGCTATATTGTTTGAACTCTATTTAGAATccctgaaaagaaaattatacttttattgttgtgatttccttactgagttgtcaaactcaccccttattttttcaaaaaatttcagatAACACAGTAAGACGGAGCCATTTCTTTGTAATGGCATAGACTTCGCTAAGAGCAATAGTTCATTGTGGACCGACCAAACCTTTACTTAGTATAGTATGTCTCTTATTGAAATTCATGGCATTGTAAAGATTTATTAATAGAcaggaataaaataataagaagtacaatttatatgttgtaaatgtacGCTTCcttttaaatggttttaagcactcaaactcacgtttccccttatatcccaaaacgggggcgtgacaacatccgacccaaatgtccacagctctaggctcagaagtcgaaggctCAGAGGGAgctaccaacaagagctacatcaggcactctacctcctacgacaCTTCACCCTCCATAGCATCAGCAACAGTTTGTTCCTAcaaatcaaagtggcaaatcaaaaaagaacaaatcaaggcgctacaagagaaagccgcagaagcccactagcaaccatggctatgaagggttgctgagcttgatgcaaggtatgctaagaagaatggccaacatggacatgacccacaaaccatctccacgaGTCAAGCAgatatgggtcaagaatgatgaaaccattcaccccttaaaggggagtggactcacctagtaaaggtgaagtttcaccatgcctaggattttggtttctaaatcctagtgcatgtcaggtatgtttgcattgcattgtttatcatgccatatcttattcataccttgcattctatttgagaaccatttattctatccccttattttctcttgttatcttgagaaatttctgcagatatttttttttgggatgacagttaaaagcatgtCAGGcaactgcttttctgtcttggtatttctaaacctctctccccaaggacaggtttgattttaccttacatgctgagactagatattatttccttttccataagcatgtccttattgtttttctgttttattgttttcaacataaaataaaataaattaggggagaagatgcagaattttattttatttttttgatagcttttcagatattgtatgtatttttgcctgatttctcagttcattatgcattaattgaatatgcttatatatgattgagagtttatgtctgatatctgctaagttttcatgttgcatcttaatgatagatagttgcttttctcatgcgatgaaaattgtgcactatccaaagctcccctaaggtacaatTTTTtccctctgacttttagcttctagaaTTACTaatgagagatatttttttgctaagatggtcaaattgaccaactcgctggttgaacctagaacccataaattctggcattctttttaggttgcagtaccaagtgataaaaatcattcaaatctgaataaatatggataaataaaaagatccactgcttttgtgctataaatctgttcttgaacttgtccctatagaaacagtcagtgaccaaatcattgcaaaaatagacggtcacaaaaggattaagtaaaagaaagtgctgcatcttagatGAAGtatatcaaatgagggtggttaggccctagtaaaataaggtctgacttttgattgatctatcattgattttctcttgtatagaaaatctggttgctttaagtcatatcagtgaacttcataccttattgagaaagcttccgtacacacacgcattgcatgagttgagtaacctatttaaaatttctatctgcagggaaatttgtgcttattgaatacttaactctcatttatatctttgcatatttttgcaatgctatttgactactttatcagttgattatatatgcatgttctgaagctaactttagggaaaaatatttttctgcaaatttttcttcagtttcgaattttcagtgtgaagtgtccggatggacctattcttacTTTCgaacgagagcagtcttgccgaACGCTGACCTAGCAATAGTCGTccagatggttaagtgacacatccggacaggatctctacaggtttaaaaCTTGCATtcctttctctgccatacacacatctctgcatttttattgatttatcttGACATGCTGTATGTTTTTTTcgcggatttctcccgagattttggcattctttgcacatttcttttcattccatgatcttcattgtgtcttcctttattcttttaagtttttatgcttttagaatattggaatattttttttattggaatattttttgagatattgtacatgaaaatcctattctgtctatgtgctgggttgatcttgatatatttatgccttatgaattgcTGTATTGCTTGCaattttctttggcatccattttaCAGCTGTCATAaataccacattgtttttggaactaacaggatctgatTTTTTTaggtaatggtatttttggaggtatttctatttaattttggtTCAGAAATATATCATCTAGTAGCTCCCAGCACAGTGTCCGACAGATGAATACTTTGGAATATTAATTTTGGTTGAGGTCATATGTTCaatatttccaaaggtctcaggatttaaaATGAGTTTTTTCCCCATCTCATGCATAGCCTTCAGTAGCATCTACCTCAGATTTGCATctgttagaggttcagtggtgaatcttcttatttatcttgcagaccagttgcttagaggatgtcaatctgcggataacaagtttcaggctttgcaaaatcaatcgactgaaggtttttcagtctatggttcctGGCTTTCGGAgttagaagccgaagtagcgcaaatccagctttttgtacggatttctctctgttacttgatttcagtggatcagccgaatttggtacatggaggatttttgttcctctctttcaGGCCATTtacagactcttctctattttcctattgctttggattttagaacgtttttgtctgtggatattttattactctgtttacccttgtcccgttgagacatttagggggagtaatctgttttaccctttgtcattttgtgacaaatAGGGGGAGTAAtctttgatttggaccgggattgtatttttaaaccagtcaaatgatttttgtctcagaatggccaaatggggagtttgttagtttttgtgttggctgcattctgttgacaaaatcattattatgtaatgttgctgctttcatagggatgccgtttacttcagagtcttcagatatttagagtttatttctctaacgtggaaagagccttattatggcAGGTtccagtgtcacaagctgcaataaggctatttcagtgttcaaggaagattctgcgtagattccaacttagagaagtcAAATCCTAAGCTTTCGTCTGGACGACTCAATAAAGCGTACGAAcgctcatcaatcagcaacattcatccgaacgacgtggcaataccttCTGGACcctatcagtgtctagaaacttcaaactgttcaaagttgcattcgtccagacgtaatggcaaatcgtctggccactctttagagttcgagaagaatctagcgttcaagtgcatccgtccgaacgacgtggcaataccgttcaGATACcattcaatgttcgacaagtaatagggtttctatCTCATACACAGTTATGGAAAAACAGCTACAACAATCCGGAcaatgtggtgttcccgtccaGACTCTCTCCTTCAtcaggcaagtcgtgcatacaaagttcaaccgtctagaCATCATTCTTCATGGTTCagacgctcaagcttcatatatggaaattgcgtgcatcaattCAACCATTCGGAAGACagccttcatggttcggacgctcgaagccttaatatggaaattacgtgcagctaaagtgcaaccgttcggactctagggcaacaccgccAGGACGCGactctattcaagaaagaatatcGTGCGAATTTGGAAAttcggttgcacagttgtacatccggacgccttatgtctaccgtccgggcGACGTCTAGGAAAACCTAATCAGACGCGATTTaagtcttctgtagcctataaatagaggtccctaggcatgttgattgtatgaattcggtagtgaattctttgtaagcttagaaagggtgtttagggagatattgaaaatctgctagctctctagctgttgccaatgtgtgatttgatccgcttgaagtctatcttagaggttggccctaagataaaggattccattgaagatcccttcaggtaggagacctggttgggaagcgttcgtgttgggttacacgtcagagttcaaggtacgaccactgcatcaagggtatgtgagtgctactgctttgtaactagctttgtcttctgaatagtagatatcctgggtttggctgccccggagtggtttttctcttaattgagtttccacttcgtcaacaaaatctttgtctcctttaaattctgcatttaatattttgttgcacattgttcacacacacttggtggtaaaatagaagtcaacTTTAATTTCCACTTTTGAATCTAAACTCAAATTGAGGAAAAATCAAAGGAGTTAGAAAGTTAGTTCCTAGATCTACAACTTTGTGTTTCACAAGATTTTTCCAATTCAGACGTTTACTAGGTCAAATATGGCTTGCAAGTTTTTGCAAATGTGCCGCAACGTCATGACAATCTTCTAGCCACGGCAAGATCGATCACAACCCTTGAGGATTAATCTTGGGTCTCCTAAGATCGATCCTAGAACCCTTAGGATCGATCCTATTTGCCTTGGAAGACTGTTTTATGGTTTCCAATATgcgatttaggtttttaagtgAGTTTGTAGGGATGTGATTAGTGTTTGGATAATTGTAAGTTGATTTGCAGTGTACAAAGTTTGGATGTCTGAGGAATCATTCGAGTGATCAGGGTAAGCGAATACTTACGGAATtgggaaaataaaacaattttgagCATGTTATATTGATATAAGCTGTCAAAACTTTTATTGCatattctttattattattatgtcgTGAATCTATAAATTTACAAGTATTGTTTTATATTTCCTTCTGATAACTGATACTTAAGATTATTATTGCAACTCTTTTAAGTTATAGTTATTTGAGAAAGAATGAGAATTTATATTAACTGAGCAataattgcatcgtatgacatgacCATAGGTCATAGGCTATTATTAAATAGGATTGGCCCTATGGTCCAAATTGTATGTGTTTTTCCATTGGATCCAAGAAGCCAGTTGAACGACTAGTAAAGCCATGTATGCATGGTGGTCACGACCATACGACATTATTAGCATCATAGACGATCCAGGGTCGGACCCGGTCAGGCTGTGTAATGATGGCTGCTAATTGTATGAACCGGGGTGTCGGTGTTTTACCAGAGATTCTTTCGAGAACACGCAAACATGAGCGAGAAAGGGTTAAGGACCCAAGTAGACCATATGGAGTAAAGCTATGACCAAGatgtatattatatatcttATTAATGCATCATCATGTTTT contains the following coding sequences:
- the LOC133863303 gene encoding protein STRICTOSIDINE SYNTHASE-LIKE 13 → MEKKTHLKDDAFLQHPILLVLVLTMGFVIMDPFHMGPVGGHKFRPVKHTIAPYKQVMENWPRDNQSRLGLGKLEFEDEVFGPESLEFDNLGRGPYTGLADGRIVRWMGASVGWETFALVTTNWSEKLCAKGVDSTTHKQWKNEKKCGRPLGLRFDRESGDLYIADAYHGLLVVGSEGGLARPLATHVEGKPILFSNDLDIHKNGSIFFTDTSKRYDRVDHFFILLEGEATGRLLRYDPPSKTTFVVLEGLAFPNGVQLSRDQSFILFTETTNCRLMKHWLEGPRSGTTEVVADLPGFPDNVRVNEKGQFWVAIDCCRTAAQEVLVRNPWIRSVYFRLPFRMSFLARLMGMRMYTVITLFNEKGEILEVLEDRKGVVMKLVSEVKEVNGKLWIGTVAHNHIATLPYPLAS